From the genome of Lasioglossum baleicum chromosome 13, iyLasBale1, whole genome shotgun sequence, one region includes:
- the Nplp1 gene encoding neuropeptide-like precursor 1 isoform X4: protein MSLTRSYLVTFLFYISIVNQIRLPLVKCQDEDSVQCLPKRALLALSRLPEIGFNLAAYSRTARVIQDAKTRNDMAHLKALTEEGDDDTEICIPAGIYSVLFKDPAMRGHFAAIGGTQKQPEISGRLMDDSEEIDTTGVLQPNYQKRSIAMLAKNDDLPISLQDRLEENQDDEEKRTMVSSDEPAVPSSSRILPRPVLDSEGFAPDYAIDKRNVGTLARDFALPPGRRNIASLVRDYELQGNENNDDYMVQFPGKRNVASLARDYTLPQNGKRNVGAVARDFGLPYGKRNLGSLARTGDFPTREHGKRSVSSLAKNRAWPISLKRGISVPASVILRTISRQGRSLADQLRARNDLSNIQELSSALSQRNNYDSDTFGDDKLNDSQAIDAFYERIDSANRRPNKQVSFSDEYPLPVMQSSNGFDYEEMMEALGDHYLNAEKRFMGRIPQMGRRPTPPPPRQQGL, encoded by the exons GTGAAATGTCAGGATGAGGACAGCGTGCAGTGTTTACCTAAGAGAGCTTTACTGGCTCTTTCACGTCTCCCGGAAATCGGGTTCAATTTGGCGGCTTATTCAAGAACGGCGAGGGTGATTCAGGACGCAAAAACCCGCAACGACATGGCGCACTTAAAGGCTTTAACCGAAGAAGGCGACGACGACACAGAAATCTGCATACCTGCAGGGATTTACTCGGTACTGTTTAAAGACCCTGCTATGCGCGGACACTTCGCCGCTATCGGGGGTACGCAAAAACAGCCAGAGATATCGGGACGCTTAATGGACGATAGCGAAGAGatcgacacgacaggagtgctGCAACCAAACTATCAGAAAAGAAGTATCGCCATGTTAGCCAAAAACGATGATCTGCCGATCTCTCTGCAGGATCGCCTTGAAGAAAACCAAGACGATGAAGAGAAGAGAACTATGGTTTCCAG CGACGAACCGGCAGTACCGAGTAGTTCGAGAATTCTTCCACGGCCGGTGTTGGATTCGGAAGGTTTTGCACCGGATTACGCGATAGACAAGAGGAATGTTGGCACTCTGGCTAGAGATTTCGCGCTGCCACCGGGTCGACGAAATATTGCGTCGTTGGTAAGAGATTACGAACTGCAAGGCAACGAGAATAACGATGACTACATGGTACAGTTCCCGGGAAAACGGAATGTCGCTTCCCTGGCCAGGGATTACACGTTGCCTCAAAATGGCAAGAGGAACGTCGGAGCGGTAGCCAGAGACTTCGGTCTCCCATACGGCAAACGAAACCTGGGCTCCTTAGCTCGAACGGGTGACTTTCCGACGCGCGAACATGGCAAAAGGAGCGTGTCCTCTTTAGCAAAGAACAGGGCCTGGCCGATTTCCTTGAAGAGGGGGATCTCCGTCCCGGCGAGTGTAATTTTGAGGACCATCTCTCGCCAGGGCAGATCATTGGCGGACCAATTGAGAGCCAGGAACGATCTCTCGAACATACAGGAACTCTCGAGTGCACTCTCGCAGAGAAATAATTACGACAGCGACACCTTCGGAGATGACAAGTTAAATGATTCTCAGGCGATCGACGCGTTCTACGAAAGAATTGATTCCGCGAACAGGAGGCCTAACAAACAAGTCAGTTTCTCCGATGAATATCCATTGCCTGTAATGCAAAGTAGCAACGGATTCGATTACGAGGAAATGATGGAGGCACTCGGTGATCACTACTTGAATGCTGAGAAAAGGTTCATGG
- the Nplp1 gene encoding neuropeptide-like precursor 1 isoform X3 encodes MSLTRSYLVTFLFYISIVNQIRLPLVKCQDEDSVQCLPKRALLALSRLPEIGFNLAAYSRTARVIQDAKTRNDMAHLKALTEEGDDDTEICIPAGIYSVLFKDPAMRGHFAAIGGTQKQPEISGRLMDDSEEIDTTGVLQPNYQKRSIAMLAKNDDLPISLQDRLEENQDDEEKRTMVSSDEPAVPSSSRILPRPVLDSEGFAPDYAIDKRNVGTLARDFALPPGRRNIASLVRDYELQGNENNDDYMVQFPGKRNVASLARDYTLPQNGKRNVGAVARDFGLPYGKRNLGSLARTGDFPTREHGKRSVSSLAKNRAWPISLKRGISVPASVILRTISRQGRSLADQLRARNDLSNIQELSSALSQRNNYDSDTFGDDKLNDSQAIDAFYERIDSANRRPNKQVSFSDEYPLPVMQSSNGFDYEEMMEALGDHYLNAEKRFMETGSVAEMQPKVEQIGYPETFQASKRHLGSVARSGWLSSLRAARFSRSPRYLVSRNVLDNHQNRGVEIQDGSGSMYLSVGVPIRGQSL; translated from the exons GTGAAATGTCAGGATGAGGACAGCGTGCAGTGTTTACCTAAGAGAGCTTTACTGGCTCTTTCACGTCTCCCGGAAATCGGGTTCAATTTGGCGGCTTATTCAAGAACGGCGAGGGTGATTCAGGACGCAAAAACCCGCAACGACATGGCGCACTTAAAGGCTTTAACCGAAGAAGGCGACGACGACACAGAAATCTGCATACCTGCAGGGATTTACTCGGTACTGTTTAAAGACCCTGCTATGCGCGGACACTTCGCCGCTATCGGGGGTACGCAAAAACAGCCAGAGATATCGGGACGCTTAATGGACGATAGCGAAGAGatcgacacgacaggagtgctGCAACCAAACTATCAGAAAAGAAGTATCGCCATGTTAGCCAAAAACGATGATCTGCCGATCTCTCTGCAGGATCGCCTTGAAGAAAACCAAGACGATGAAGAGAAGAGAACTATGGTTTCCAG CGACGAACCGGCAGTACCGAGTAGTTCGAGAATTCTTCCACGGCCGGTGTTGGATTCGGAAGGTTTTGCACCGGATTACGCGATAGACAAGAGGAATGTTGGCACTCTGGCTAGAGATTTCGCGCTGCCACCGGGTCGACGAAATATTGCGTCGTTGGTAAGAGATTACGAACTGCAAGGCAACGAGAATAACGATGACTACATGGTACAGTTCCCGGGAAAACGGAATGTCGCTTCCCTGGCCAGGGATTACACGTTGCCTCAAAATGGCAAGAGGAACGTCGGAGCGGTAGCCAGAGACTTCGGTCTCCCATACGGCAAACGAAACCTGGGCTCCTTAGCTCGAACGGGTGACTTTCCGACGCGCGAACATGGCAAAAGGAGCGTGTCCTCTTTAGCAAAGAACAGGGCCTGGCCGATTTCCTTGAAGAGGGGGATCTCCGTCCCGGCGAGTGTAATTTTGAGGACCATCTCTCGCCAGGGCAGATCATTGGCGGACCAATTGAGAGCCAGGAACGATCTCTCGAACATACAGGAACTCTCGAGTGCACTCTCGCAGAGAAATAATTACGACAGCGACACCTTCGGAGATGACAAGTTAAATGATTCTCAGGCGATCGACGCGTTCTACGAAAGAATTGATTCCGCGAACAGGAGGCCTAACAAACAAGTCAGTTTCTCCGATGAATATCCATTGCCTGTAATGCAAAGTAGCAACGGATTCGATTACGAGGAAATGATGGAGGCACTCGGTGATCACTACTTGAATGCTGAGAAAAGGTTCATGG AAACAGGTTCTGTAGCAGAGATGCAGCCAAAGGTAGAACAGATTGGGTATCCGGAAACATTTCAAGCAAGTAAAAGGCATCTCGGATCTGTGGCACGATCTGGTTGGCTTTCATCTTTAAGGGCCGCTCGATTTTCGCGATCGCCCCGGTATCTAGTTAGCAG AAACGTTCTCGACAATCATCAGAACAGGGGAGTTGAAATCCAAGATGGATCAGGAAGCATGTACTTGTCCGTGGGGGTCCCTATTAGAGGGCAATCCCTCTGA